A genome region from Haliotis asinina isolate JCU_RB_2024 chromosome 11, JCU_Hal_asi_v2, whole genome shotgun sequence includes the following:
- the LOC137255726 gene encoding tubulin alpha-3 chain-like — MRECISVHIGQAGVQIGNGCWELYCLEHGIQPDGQMPSDKTIGGGDDSFNTFFSETGSGKHVPRAVFVDLEPTVVDEVRTGTYRQLFHPEQLITGKEDAANNYARGHYTIGKEIVDLVLDRIRKLADQCTGLQGFLLFHSFGGGTGSGFTSLLMERLSVDYGKKSKLEFSVYPAPQISTAVVEPYNSILTTHTTLEHSDCAFMVDNEAIYDICRRNLDIERPSYTNLNRLIGQIVSSITASLRFDGALNVDLTEFQTNLVPYPRIHFPLATYAPVISAEKAYHEQLSVPEITNACFEPANQMVKCDPRHGKYMACCLLYRGDVVPKDVNAAIATIKTKRSIQFVDWCPTGFKVGINYQPPTVVPGGDLAKVQRAVCMLSNTTAIAEAWARLDHKFDLMYAKRAFVHWYVGEGMEEGEFSEAREDLAALEKDYEEVGVDSMEGEAEGGDEY, encoded by the exons ATG CGTGAATGTATCAGCGTTCATATCGGCCAGGCTGGTGTCCAGATCGGCAATGGATGCTGGGAGTTGTACTGTCTGGAGCACGGCATCCAGCCTGACGGTCAGATGCCCTCGGACAAGACCATCGGGGGTGGGGACGACTCCTTCAACACCTTCTTCAGCGAGACGGGGTCGGGAAAACACGTGCCTCGGGCAGTGTTCGTTGACCTGGAGCCCACAGTTGTAG ATGAGGTACGTACCGGCACTTACCGCCAGCTGTTCCATCCCGAGCAGCTCATAACCGGCAAGGAGGACGCCGCCAACAACTACGCCCGTGGCCACTACACCATCGGCAAGGAGATCGTCGACCTCGTCCTTGACCGCATCAGGAAGTTGGCAGACCAGTGCACTGGACTCCAAGGCTTTCTGCTGTTCCACAGCTTTGGTGGTGGCACCGGCTCCGGCTTCACCTCCCTCTTGATGGAGAGACTGTCTGTGGACTACGGCAAGAAGTCCAAATTGGAGTTTTCTGTCTACCCCGCTCCCCAGATTTCTACTGCTGTGGTGGAGCCCTACAACTCTATCCTGACCACCCACACCACCCTGGAACACTCCGACTGCGCCTTCATGGTCGATAACGAGGCCATCTACGACATCTGCAGACGGAACCTTGACATTGAACGTCCTTCCTACACCAACTTAAACCGTCTGATTGGCCAGATCGTAAGCTCCATCACTGCCTCTCTCCGGTTCGACGGTGCCCTGAACGTGGATCTGACCGAGTTCCAGACCAACTTGGTGCCCTACCCACGTATCCACTTCCCTCTGGCTACCTACGCCCCAGTCATCTCCGCCGAGAAGGCCTACCACGAGCAACTCTCTGTCCCCGAAATCACTAATGCTTGTTTCGAGCCCGCGAACCAGATGGTGAAATGTGATCCACGTCACGGCAAATACATGGCTTGCTGTCTTTTGTACAGAGGTGATGTTGTCCCCAAGGACGTCAACGCTGCCATCGCCACCATCAAGACCAAAAGAAGCATCCAGTTCGTCGACTGGTGTCCCACTGGTTTCAAGGTCGGCATCAACTACCAGCCACCCACCGTTGTCCCTGGTGGTGACCTGGCCAAGGTCCAGAGAGCCGTCTGCATGTTGAGCAACACCACTGCCATCGCCGAGGCCTGGGCTCGTCTTGACCACAAGTTCGATCTGATGTACGCCAAGCGTGCCTTCGTCCACTGGTACGTGGGTGAGGGTATGGAGGAGGGAGAGTTCTCCGAGGCCCGTGAGGACTTGGCTGCCCTGGAGAAGGACTACGAGGAGGTTGGTGTCGACTCCATGGAAGGAGAAGCAGAAGGAGGGGATGAATATTAA
- the LOC137256053 gene encoding tubulin alpha-4A chain-like yields MREIVSIHIGQAGVQIGNACWELYCLEHGIQLDGQRSSGPSVVGGEDDSFHTFFSETVSGKHVPRAVFVDTDSSANAIRNGPCRQLFDDQLLLSGKESKVLYSSGHKIVRHYLLDDSLEGIKKVTDQCSSLQGFLVFHGVGGGTGSGFTSLLMEHLSDIYGDKMKLAFSVYPTPQLSDEIIAPYNAVLSTRSLLQYFDAAFVIDNEAVYNMSCNLIRGRPTFANLNNVIAQIISSVTLPLRSQGTLNVDLKEIQTNLVPHPRIKFPVASYAPIIKRGGVEAPSVSDMTSACFNPNNQMVRCDPNRSTFMACCLQYRGNIDSKDVNNAIQSLNAKGTARFSNWCPRNFKVGINAQAPSASTGSDLAEVKRAVCMLSNNTGIAEVWARLSRKFDLMYAKRAYVHAFERDGMDLKWFDEAREDLASLEEDYKKIDAGSFDPTS; encoded by the exons ATG CGAGAGATAGTCAGCATACATATCGGCCAGGCTGGTGTCCAGATAGGCAATGCATGCTGGGAGTTGTACTGTCTGGAGCATGGCATCCAGCTTGATGGTCAGAGGTCCTCGGGCCCCAGCGTCGTCGGGGGAGAAGATGACTCCTTCCACACCTTCTTCAGCGAGACGGTGTCGGGGAAACATGTGCCTCGAGCAGTCTTTGTCGACACTGACAGTTCTGCTA ATGCTATTAGGAACGGACCCTGCCGGCAACTGTTCGACGACCAACTCCTCCTATCCGGTAAAGAAAGCAAAGTCCTCTACAGCTCTGGCCATAAAATAGTACGCCATTACCTTCTCGATGATTCTCTTGAGGGGATCAAGAAAGTGACTGACCAGTGTAGCAGCCTCCAAGGTTTCCTGGTATTCCATGGCGTCGGTGGCGGCACAGGCTCCGGCTTTACGTCCCTCTTGATGGAGCACCTGTCTGATATCTACGGCGACAAAATGAAGCTGGCATTCTCCGTCTACCCAACACCTCAGCTGTCTGACGAAATTATTGCTCCCTACAACGCCGTGTTGTCCACCCGCTCCCTCCTCCAATATTTCGACGCCGCTTTTGTAATCGACAACGAGGCTGTATACAACATGAGCTGTAACCTTATCCGTGGACGTCCCACATTCGCCAACCTGAACAACGTGATTGCACAGATAATCAGCTCCGTCACTCTCCCGCTCCGATCCCAAGGAACCCTGAACGTGGATCTAAAAGAGATTCAAACCAACCTTGTTCCCCATCCACGAATCAAGTTCCCTGTTGCCAGTTATGCACCTATCATTAAAAGAGGCGGTGTTGAAGCGCCGTCTGTTTCCGACATGACAAGCGCCTGTTTTAACCCCAACAACCAGATGGTTAGATGTGATCCAAACCGCTCCACCTTCATGGCCTGCTGTCTCCAATATCGAGGAAACATCGACTCCAAAGACGTAAACAACGCTATACAGTCTCTCAACGCCAAAGGGACAGCCAGATTCTCTAACTGGTGCCCTAGAAACTTCAAAGTCGGAATCAATGCGCAGGCGCCATCCGCTTCCACCGGAAGTGACCTTGCCGAGGTAAAGAGAGCAGTTTGCATGCTCAGCAACAACACCGGTATTGCTGAGGTATGGGCTCGTCTCAGCCGCAAGTTTGACTTGATGTATGCCAAGCGGGCTTACGTTCATGCCTTCGAACGTGATGGGATGGACCTGAAGTGGTTTGACGAGGCTCGTGAAGACTTGGCCTCCCTTGAGGAAGATTACAAGAAAATTGACGCGGGTTCATTTGACCCTACGTCATAA